The Balearica regulorum gibbericeps isolate bBalReg1 chromosome 27, bBalReg1.pri, whole genome shotgun sequence genome contains a region encoding:
- the LRRTM4 gene encoding leucine-rich repeat transmembrane neuronal protein 4 isoform X3 — protein sequence MGFHLIKQLRGMSVVLVLLPMVLFVVLAGAQRACPKNCRCDGKIVYCESHAFRDIPQNISGGSQGLSLRYNSIQKLKSNQFAGLNQLIWLYLDHNYISSVDEDAFQGIRRLKELILSSNKITHLHNKTFHPVPNLRNLDLSYNKLQVLQSEQFKGLRKLLILHLRSNSLKTVPIRVFQDCRNLDFLDLGYNRLRSLSRNAFAGLLKLTELHLEHNQFSKINFAHFPRLFNLRSIYLQWNRIRSISQGLTWTWSSLHNLDLSGNDITGIEPGTFQCLPNLQKLNLDSNKLTNISQETINTWISLISITLSGNMWECTRSICPLFTWLKNFKGNKESTMICAGPKHIQGEKVSDAVETYNICAEIQVVVTERSYQAPKTPPRPVFIPKPTISKLESSQPTSVMPSPSADLPTPGVEPEYEHVSFHKIIAGSVALFLSVAMILLVIYVSWKRYPASMKQLQQHSLMKRRRKKARESERQMNSPLQEYYVDYKPTNSETMDVSVNGSGPCTYTISGSRECEV from the coding sequence GTTTCCATTTAATTAAGCAGCTGAGAGGCATGAGTGTGGTGTTAGTGCTACTTCCTATGGTGCTGTTTGTTGTGCTTGCGGGGGCTCAGCGAGCTTGCCCCAAGAACTGCAGATGCGATGGCAAGATTGTGTACTGCGAATCTCATGCATTCAGAGACATCCCTCAGAATATTTCTGGCGGGTCTCAAGGCTTATCGTTACGGTACAACAGCATTCAGAAGCTTAAATCAAATCAGTTTGCGGGCCTGAATCAGCTCATATGGCTTTATCTTGACCATAATTACATCAGCTCCGTGGATGAGGATGCATTTCAGGGGATCCGCAGGCTGAAGGAATTAATTCTAAGCTCCAACAAAATTACCCATCTGcacaacaaaacatttcaccCAGTCCCCAACCTCCGCAATCTGGACCTCTCTTACAACAAGTTGCAGGTGTTGCAGTCTGAGCAGTTCAAGGGCCTTCGTAAACTCTTGATCTTGCATTTGCGCTCTAACTCGCTGAAAACTGTGCCGATCCGAGTTTTCCAAGACTGCCGAAACCTTGACTTTCTGGATTTGGGCTACAACCGCCTACGGAGCTTATCCCGTAATGCTTTTGCTGGCCTTTTGAAGCTGACAGAGCTCCACTTGGAGCACAACCAGTTTTCTAAGATCAATTTTGCCCACTTTCCACGCCTCTTCAACCTTCGCTCGATTTATTTGCAGTGGAATAGGATCCGGTCTATTAGCCAAGGGTTAACGTGGACTTGGAGTTCCTTGCACAACTTGGATTTATCAGGAAATGACATTACAGGGATAGAGCCTGGGACCTTCCAGTGCCTCCCCAACCTGCAAAAGCTGAACCTGGATTCCAACAAACTCACCAACATCTCTCAGGAGACCATCAATACGTGGATCTCACTCATCTCCATCACTCTGTCTGGAAATATGTGGGAATGTACTCGAAGCATTTGCCCTCTGTTTACTTGGCTTAAGAATTtcaagggaaataaagaaagcaCTATGATATGTGCAGGCCCTAAACATATCCAGGGTGAAAAAGTGAGCGATGCTGTGGAAACATATAATATCTGTGCTGAAATCCAGGTAGTGGTTACTGAAAGGTCCTACCAGGCACCCAAAACCCCCCCGAGACCTGTCTTCATTCCTAAACCTACCATTTCCAAACTTGAAAGCAGTCAGCCAACGTCTGTTATGCCAAGCCCTTCTGCAGACCTCCCAACACCTGGGGTGGAACCAGAGTACGAGCATGTTTCCTTTCACAAAATCATCGCTGGGAGCGTGGCCCTCTTTCTTTCCGTGGCCATGATTTTGTTGGTTATCTACGTGTCGTGGAAGCGCTATCCAGCCAGCATGAAACAGCTCCAGCAGCATTCTCTCATGAAGAGGCGCAGGAAAAAGGCCCGAGAGTCTGAAAGGCAAATGAACTCCCCTTTACAGGAGTATTACGTGGACTACAAGCCAACAAACTCTGAGACCATGGATGTATCGGTTAATGGATCTGGGCCCTGCACGTATACCATCTCTGGCTCCAGGGAATGCGAGGTATGA